Within the Catalinimonas niigatensis genome, the region GTTCAAAGTTTTGACCAAGATATACTCTTCTTACTTGTTCATCATTGGCTAATTCTTCGGCACTTCCTGCTTTAAGAAGTTTGCCCTCAAACATTAAATAAGCCCTATCGGTAATAGAAAGAGTTTCGTTTACATTATGATCTGTTATTAATATACCAATATTTTTATTTTTTAACTGGGCTATAATACTTTGAATTTCCTCAACGGCAATAGGGTCAACACCTGCAAAAGGTTCATCCAGCAACACAAAATGGGGGTCAACTGCCAAAGCACGGGCAATCTCAGTACGCCTTCTTTCTCCACCGGATAATACCATACCCAAGTTCTTTCTTACATGAGTCAGGCTAAATTCTTCCAGAAGTGCTTCCATCTTTTCATGTCTTGCTTTTTTTGACATTTTTGTCATTTCCAAAACCGCCAGAATATTGTCTTGCACACTAAGTTTACGGAAGACAGAAGCTTCCTGGGCAAGGTATCCAATGCCTTTTTTGGCTCTGCGGTACATGGGTAAAGCAGTAATTTCCTCATCATCCAAGAATATTTTCCCTTCATTCGGTTTGATAAGACCAACGATCATGTAAAAGGTGGTGGTCTTACCTGCTCCATTAGGCCCCAGCAGTCCAACAATTTCACCTTGGGAAACTTCAACGCTGATGTTATCAACGACAGTCCTTTTTTTATATTTTTTGACTAGGTTTTCACCTCTTAGTCTCTTCATCTGCTTGAATTTGTATGGTGTAGAAACGCTGGCAGGAGCTGCATGTTACAATTCAATTAGCAAAAAACCTGCGAAATGCTTGTTTAATAAGAATTTTGAGGTTCTTATTATTTTAGTTCATTATCATTTCTTCTTTATATACTATATGCCAATCTATTATTGGAGCAAAATAGATATCAAAAGCTAAGAAATTAATAAAATTTGGCAGAATACCAATATCTGAAAATGCTATATTTACGGGAATGAATTTCATCCCTAAAATTAGGAAAAGTATATTTTGTCTCCCACTAAGCTTTAAGAATTTGCCAATTAGAATGTAAGTTTGCGGCAAATATCTCTTAGATGAATTATCAGCAAGCTATTCAGTATCTTTATGACGCCTTACCTATGTTTCAACGCATAGGAAAATCTGCTTTCAAAAAAGACCTTACCAACACACTTTCCTTTTGTGCGCATCTTCAAAATCCACAGAATACATTTGCCACAGTGCATGTTGCAGGTACCAATGGAAAGGGGAGTAGTGCGCATAGTATCGCAGCCATATTGCAGGCGGCAGGTTACAAAACAGGATTGTATACCTCTCCTCACCTCAAAAGTTTTACTGAAAGAATCAGAATTAATGGTCATCCTATAGATGAAGAGAGTGTAATAAGGTTTGTCCAAAACCACAAAGATTTCATGGAAAGCCTCAAACCTTCATTTTTTGAGACTACTGTGGCTATGGCTTTTGATTACTTTAGACAGGAGCAGGTGGATATTGCGGTCATTGAAGTGGGAATGGGAGGGAGGCTTGACTCTACCAATGTAATACAGCCTCTGTTGAGTTTGATTACCCATATTAGTATGGACCATACGGATTTTTTGGGTGATACACTGGAAAAAATTGCTGTTGAGAAAGCAGGTATCATCAAACAGAAGACCCCGGTGATCATTGGAGAAAAGCAAACTGCAACGGTAAATGTGTTTACTGAAATTGCGCAGCGGCGACAGGCTTCATTAAGCTTTGCGTCAGATGATTATCAGGTCAGTATTGCGCGTGTCATAGATGGAAAATATACAGTCAATGTAGAGAAAGAGGGGCAACTGGTATTTGGAGATTTAGCTCTTTCGCTGGGTGCACATTATCAGTTAAAAAACCTGCCGGGTATCCTGAAGTCAGTAGATATTCTGATAGAAAAAGGTTTCAATATTACTGCTGAAAATATTCGTTATGCATTAGGGGCAGTAAGCGAACTGACCAGCCTCAAAGGACGTTGGCAAATTCTGAGCAAAAAACCATTGATCATTTGCGATACGGGTCATAATAAAGGTGCATTTGAAGAGATAGGATTACAACTCAGACATATCCACTACCGGAAATTATATGTTGTTTTAGGAGTGAATGAAGAAAAAGAACCTCAGCATTTATTACCATTTCTTCCTCCTGATGCATATTATCTATTTTGTCAGGCAGATATTCCCAGGGCTATGCCGGTAGATACATTGGCCAAACTCGCTTTGGAAAGTGGCTTTCAGGGGGAAGTGCACACAAGTGTGAGTAAGGCTTATCAAAAAGCAAAAGCACTAGCCCAGGCCGATGACTGTATATTTGTAGGAGGTAGTACTTTTGTAGTAGCTGAAATTGAAGATTTATCATGAGAAGCAAACTGAATAGATTTAAGGAGAATGAGGAACGTAGCAATGTGATCCAGGCGGGGAAGCCTTTGTTTGAAACGATCAAAGGAAAATGGCAGGACTTTTTTGGGAACGAACATCCGATTGTATTTGAGCTGGGGTGTGGGAGAGGAGAGTACACGATTGGCCTTGCACGCAAGTTTCCTGGTATCAACTACGTAGGTGTGGATGTAAAAGGAGCACGCATCTGGAAAGGAAGCAGCATGGCTGAAGAAGAAAAGCTGGACAATGTCGC harbors:
- the lptB gene encoding LPS export ABC transporter ATP-binding protein; this translates as MKRLRGENLVKKYKKRTVVDNISVEVSQGEIVGLLGPNGAGKTTTFYMIVGLIKPNEGKIFLDDEEITALPMYRRAKKGIGYLAQEASVFRKLSVQDNILAVLEMTKMSKKARHEKMEALLEEFSLTHVRKNLGMVLSGGERRRTEIARALAVDPHFVLLDEPFAGVDPIAVEEIQSIIAQLKNKNIGILITDHNVNETLSITDRAYLMFEGKLLKAGSAEELANDEQVRRVYLGQNFELRRKF
- a CDS encoding bifunctional folylpolyglutamate synthase/dihydrofolate synthase: MNYQQAIQYLYDALPMFQRIGKSAFKKDLTNTLSFCAHLQNPQNTFATVHVAGTNGKGSSAHSIAAILQAAGYKTGLYTSPHLKSFTERIRINGHPIDEESVIRFVQNHKDFMESLKPSFFETTVAMAFDYFRQEQVDIAVIEVGMGGRLDSTNVIQPLLSLITHISMDHTDFLGDTLEKIAVEKAGIIKQKTPVIIGEKQTATVNVFTEIAQRRQASLSFASDDYQVSIARVIDGKYTVNVEKEGQLVFGDLALSLGAHYQLKNLPGILKSVDILIEKGFNITAENIRYALGAVSELTSLKGRWQILSKKPLIICDTGHNKGAFEEIGLQLRHIHYRKLYVVLGVNEEKEPQHLLPFLPPDAYYLFCQADIPRAMPVDTLAKLALESGFQGEVHTSVSKAYQKAKALAQADDCIFVGGSTFVVAEIEDLS